One part of the Musa acuminata AAA Group cultivar baxijiao chromosome BXJ1-5, Cavendish_Baxijiao_AAA, whole genome shotgun sequence genome encodes these proteins:
- the LOC135674811 gene encoding uncharacterized protein LOC135674811 isoform X1 gives MRSRRLVSSSIPISRAALLIAHVFLCSLPGILSSKFVILSSIKVFTTHEWLPTKPTIYFHCQGANETMLPDVKEKNFLYIFSGEESWQPLTELPEKKCRRCGLYEHNTFKPDDVFDEWELCRSNFVDGKYVRLKHNEFNATFLCPQCTALGVAGMTSWKRRQTVLLVVVSIFAAAVMAAGVAAVYRYSRKRKREQDQARFLKLFEEGDDLEDELALGNAIYK, from the exons ATGCGGTCTCGACGCCTGGTGTCTTCGTCGATCCCGATCTCTCGCGCCGCCCTCCTGATCGCTCACGTCTTCCTCTGCTCGCTTCCTG GAATCCTTTCATCGAAGTTTGTTATCCTAAGTTCAATAAAGGTATTCACTACCCATGAGTGGCTACCTACAAAACCAACTATTTATTTTCATTGTCAAGGAGCAAACGAGACCATGTTGCCTGATGTGAAGGAAAAAAACTTCCTGTACATTTTCAGTGGCGAAGAATCTTGGCAG CCTCTGACAGAACTTCCAGAAAAGAAATGTAGAAGATGTGGATTATACGAACACAACACTTTTAAACCCGATGATGTCTTCGACGAGTGGGAGCTGTGTCGTAGCAATTTTGTTGATGGAAAATATGTACGTCTCAAGCACAACGAATTCAACGCCACTTTCCTATGCCCTCAGTGCACTGCTTTAGGTG TTGCAGGGATGACTTCTTGGAAGAGAAGGCAGACGGTTCTGCTCGTAGTAGTGAGCATATTTGCTGCCGCTGTAATGGCTGCGGGCGTGGCAGCCGTGTACAGATACTCGCGAAAGAGGAAGAGGGAACAAGACCAGGCTCGATTCTTAAAGCTATTCGAGGAGGGTGATGACCTTGAAGATGAACTGGCTCTAGGAAATGCCATATATAAATGA
- the LOC135674811 gene encoding uncharacterized protein LOC135674811 isoform X2 — MRSRRLVSSSIPISRAALLIAHVFLCSLPGILSSKFVILSSIKVFTTHEWLPTKPTIYFHCQGANETMLPDVKEKNFLYIFSGEESWQPLTELPEKKCRRCGLYEHNTFKPDDVFDEWELCRSNFVDGKYVRLKHNEFNATFLCPQCTALGGMTSWKRRQTVLLVVVSIFAAAVMAAGVAAVYRYSRKRKREQDQARFLKLFEEGDDLEDELALGNAIYK, encoded by the exons ATGCGGTCTCGACGCCTGGTGTCTTCGTCGATCCCGATCTCTCGCGCCGCCCTCCTGATCGCTCACGTCTTCCTCTGCTCGCTTCCTG GAATCCTTTCATCGAAGTTTGTTATCCTAAGTTCAATAAAGGTATTCACTACCCATGAGTGGCTACCTACAAAACCAACTATTTATTTTCATTGTCAAGGAGCAAACGAGACCATGTTGCCTGATGTGAAGGAAAAAAACTTCCTGTACATTTTCAGTGGCGAAGAATCTTGGCAG CCTCTGACAGAACTTCCAGAAAAGAAATGTAGAAGATGTGGATTATACGAACACAACACTTTTAAACCCGATGATGTCTTCGACGAGTGGGAGCTGTGTCGTAGCAATTTTGTTGATGGAAAATATGTACGTCTCAAGCACAACGAATTCAACGCCACTTTCCTATGCCCTCAGTGCACTGCTTTAGGTG GGATGACTTCTTGGAAGAGAAGGCAGACGGTTCTGCTCGTAGTAGTGAGCATATTTGCTGCCGCTGTAATGGCTGCGGGCGTGGCAGCCGTGTACAGATACTCGCGAAAGAGGAAGAGGGAACAAGACCAGGCTCGATTCTTAAAGCTATTCGAGGAGGGTGATGACCTTGAAGATGAACTGGCTCTAGGAAATGCCATATATAAATGA